A window from Argopecten irradians isolate NY chromosome 3, Ai_NY, whole genome shotgun sequence encodes these proteins:
- the LOC138317353 gene encoding protein Flattop homolog isoform X1: protein MALHFSANQYNKSFDPKLLQNWEVPAQHRVRPNAYQGFTQIKANDRGHLLPGVKRSRESPWGTFVGTWDLPLKIPGNSMTNKTARTFDAVQRLERCKTDGEIILKGKLKKCKIPDALPVKIDEKADAAVIPAAPQTLAKDSSPRSGAICPEPISVSPKDIISSPKPGTPGIYWPKPGSRVQSAAPRLTPPGSGRIRTPPRVLTPIAQTNAAVAGTMEPRRTSPLATPINWPQPVSIEAPVFPPGN from the exons ATGGCCCTTCATTTTAGTGCAAACCAG TACAACAAGTCTTTTGACCCCAAACTTTTACAGAACTGGGAGGTCCCAGCACAGCACCGAGTG AGACCTAATGCATACCAAGGTTTCACACAGATCAAAGCAAATGATAGAGGCCATCTTCTTcctggggtcaaaaggtcaaggGAGTCTCCATGGGGAACATTTGTTGGTACTTGGGATCTCCCCCTAAAGATACCag GGAACAGTATGACAAACAAAACTGCCAGAACCTTTGATGCTGTACAGAGGCTAGAAAGGTGTAAAACAGATGGAGAAATCATACTTAAAGGAAAACTCAAGAAATGCAAg ATTCCGGATGCTTTGCCAGTAAAGATTGACGAGAAAGCTGATGCTGCTGTTATTCCCGCTGCCCCACAAACTCTGGCTAAGGATAGCTCCCCACGATCTGGGGCCATTTGTCCAGAACCCATTTCTGTCAGTCCTAAAGACATTATCAGTTCCCCTAAACCAGGCACACCGGGTATTTACTGGCCTAAGCCTGGCTCACGAGTTCAATCTGCTGCTCCCCGTCTAACCCCGCCCGGAAGTGGCCGAATCAGGACCCCACCAAGGGTACTGACACCTATCGCCCAGACTAACGCGGCTGTGGCCGGAACAATGGAGCCACGAAGGACATCGCCATTAGCAACCCCCATCAACTGGCCCCAACCTGTGTCAATAGAGGCACCTGTCTTTCCTCCCGGAAACTAG
- the LOC138317353 gene encoding protein Flattop-like isoform X2 codes for MTTFQHYLSKRDRCVRPNAYQGFTQIKANDRGHLLPGVKRSRESPWGTFVGTWDLPLKIPGNSMTNKTARTFDAVQRLERCKTDGEIILKGKLKKCKIPDALPVKIDEKADAAVIPAAPQTLAKDSSPRSGAICPEPISVSPKDIISSPKPGTPGIYWPKPGSRVQSAAPRLTPPGSGRIRTPPRVLTPIAQTNAAVAGTMEPRRTSPLATPINWPQPVSIEAPVFPPGN; via the exons ATGACAACCTTCCAGCATTATCTAAGTAAAAGGGATAGATGTGTG AGACCTAATGCATACCAAGGTTTCACACAGATCAAAGCAAATGATAGAGGCCATCTTCTTcctggggtcaaaaggtcaaggGAGTCTCCATGGGGAACATTTGTTGGTACTTGGGATCTCCCCCTAAAGATACCag GGAACAGTATGACAAACAAAACTGCCAGAACCTTTGATGCTGTACAGAGGCTAGAAAGGTGTAAAACAGATGGAGAAATCATACTTAAAGGAAAACTCAAGAAATGCAAg ATTCCGGATGCTTTGCCAGTAAAGATTGACGAGAAAGCTGATGCTGCTGTTATTCCCGCTGCCCCACAAACTCTGGCTAAGGATAGCTCCCCACGATCTGGGGCCATTTGTCCAGAACCCATTTCTGTCAGTCCTAAAGACATTATCAGTTCCCCTAAACCAGGCACACCGGGTATTTACTGGCCTAAGCCTGGCTCACGAGTTCAATCTGCTGCTCCCCGTCTAACCCCGCCCGGAAGTGGCCGAATCAGGACCCCACCAAGGGTACTGACACCTATCGCCCAGACTAACGCGGCTGTGGCCGGAACAATGGAGCCACGAAGGACATCGCCATTAGCAACCCCCATCAACTGGCCCCAACCTGTGTCAATAGAGGCACCTGTCTTTCCTCCCGGAAACTAG
- the LOC138317352 gene encoding BOS complex subunit TMEM147-like, with the protein MTLFHFGNCVALAYVPYVIVYKCSGLAEYSAFWKCVQAGGAYLFTQICKILILASFFPSTDIGPGGMDVIGEFLKSTVDMADLIGLHFVMSKIAGKGQLKFMVAGLGWATAELLLTRFLPLWVGARGVEFDWKYIQMSFESNINLVHHISTAMLVWLRSRSDLQRSFVPVVLTLLALSCYRPLIVEILIHAVGLGSWTLLLAKAMFTGCVAVIGLQLCLSLTVHATNSYY; encoded by the exons ATGACTCTCTTCCACTTCGGAAACTGTGTTGCCCTAGCGTATGTTCCATACGTTATTGTATACAAATGTTCTGGATT agCAGAATACAGTGCTTTCTGGAAATGTGTCCAGGCAGGAGGGGCCTACCTGTTCACACAGATCTGTAAAATCCTTATCCTGGCTTCATTCTTCCCATCAACAGACATCGGTCCAGGAGGAATGGATGTTATTGGA GAATTTCTGAAATCTACTGTAGATATGGCAGATTTAATTGGACTTCATTTTGTAATGTCAAAAATTGCTGGGAAAGGTCAGCTTAAGTTTATGGTGGCTGGACTAGGCTGGGCAACAGCTGAACTTTTATTGACGAG ATTTTTGCCACTTTGGGTTGGAGCAAGAGGAGTAGAATTTGACTGGAAATACATACAAATGAGCTTTGAATCTAATATTAATTTG GTTCATCATATAAGCACAGCCATGCTAGTCTGGCTGCGGAGTCGGAGCGACCTTCAGAGGTCGTTTGTACCTGTAGTTTTGACCTTGTTAGCACTGAGCTGCTACCGCCCACTGATTGTAGA GATTTTGATCCATGCCGTTGGACTTGGTTCGTGGACACTACTCCTGGCCAAGGCTATGTTTACCGGGTGTGTAGCCGTTATAGGCCTTCAGCTTTGCCTCAGTCTCACAGTACATGCCACAAACTCTTACTATTGA